The following proteins are encoded in a genomic region of Triticum dicoccoides isolate Atlit2015 ecotype Zavitan chromosome 1B, WEW_v2.0, whole genome shotgun sequence:
- the LOC119350861 gene encoding uncharacterized protein LOC119350861, which translates to MGKAYHKKLGVNKAAAAGAGGGKGKAARGGNGKHSGGSTARAGAGGAGPTEGAKGAGGAAAFFPNGHSTFQTWLPPMTMSTTTRRRTTASEEDCPPFTPAGHSTFQTAVQSTNEYYDEEENDCSSPFAPADHSTFATAVKTMNEYYDEEENLGLFMDNEEEGVQDAELVSDADGEGDDVSGGRGDNDNAGAGSGDDLFDGDDYYRDDIAGGFDDGYDPGDAGDGGDDWW; encoded by the exons ATGGGGAAGGCCTACCACAAGAAGCTGGGCGTGAACAAggcggccgccgccggcgccggcggcgggaaGGGCAAGGCCGCCCGCGGCGGGAACGGTAAGCACTCGGGAGGAAGCACGGCGAGAGCGGGCGCGGGCGGTGCCGGCCCGACAGAAGGCGCCAAGGGAGCAGGTGGTGCGGCGGCATTCTTTCCCAACGGCCATAGCACCTTCCAGACG TGGCTGCCACCAATGACAATGAGTACTACGACCAGGAGGAGAACGACTGCGTCTGAGGAAGACTGCCCACCATTCACTCCCGCCGGCCATAGCACATTCCAGACG GCTGTTCAATCCACGAATGAGTACTATGATGAGGAGGAGAACGACTGTTCGTCCCCATTCGCTCCAGCAGACCATAGCACCTTTGCGACG GCCGTGAAGACCATGAATGAGTActacgacgaggaggagaacctcgGTTTGTTCATGGACAACGAGGAAGAGGGCGTGCAGGATGCTGAGCTTGTGTCTGATGCAGACGGAGAGGGTGATGACGTCAGTGGCGGGCGTGGTGATAACGACAATGCCGGGGCTGGGAGTGGTGATGACCTCTTCGACGGTGATGACTACTACCGCGACGACATTGCCGGGGGTTTTGACGATGGCTACGATCCAGGTGATGCTGGGGATGGAGGTGATGACTGGTGGTAG